The following proteins are encoded in a genomic region of Oncorhynchus kisutch isolate 150728-3 linkage group LG6, Okis_V2, whole genome shotgun sequence:
- the LOC109892788 gene encoding myosin regulatory light chain 2, ventricular/cardiac muscle isoform-like, with protein MAPKKAKKKAAEASSNVFSMFEQAQIQEFKEAFTIMDQNRDGFIDKNDLRDTFCALGRLNVGNDELDEMLKMAPGPINFTIFLSMFGEKLKGTDPEETIINAFKIFDPEGQGVLKGEDIKYYIMSQADKFTEAEVEDMFTNFPLDVAGNLDYKNLCYVITHGEDKEAE; from the exons ATG GCACCCAAAAAGGCAAAGAAGAAGGCAGCAGAGGCCAGCTCCAATGTGTTCTCCATGTTTGAGCAAGCCCAGATCCAGGAGTTCAAGGAGGCTTTCACCATCATGGACCAGAACAGAGACGGTTTCATTGACAAGAATGACCTGAGGGACACATTCTGTGCACTGG GCCGTCTTAACGTGGGTAATGATGAGCTGGACGAGATGCTAAAGATGGCCCCTGGACCCATCAACTTCACCATCTTCCTCTCCATGTTTGGCGAGAAGTTGAAAG GTACTGACCCCGAGGAGACCATTATTAATGCCTTCAAGATCTTCGACCCCGAGGGACAGGGAGTCCTCAAGGGAGAGGA TATCAAATATTACATCATGTCTCAGGCGGACAAGTTCACCGAAGCTGAG GTTGAAGACATGTTCACAAACTTCCCCCTGGACGTCGCCGGGAATCTGGACTACAAGAACCTGTGCTACGTTATCACCCACGGAGAGGACAAGGAGGCGGAGTAA